The stretch of DNA aataaattccagAGAAGTCGCgcctataaaattaaatacatcttcttttgattttaaaacttctaataaaatatttggtaaaGTAGTTGGAGTTCCTTCCGCCTTAAAGGGATATTAccatttgcataataattatggaAAGCTAAGTGGGAAAATATAGTGAATCCAATAGCAAAACTTGCAGATAACGGATTTGAATGTGTAATAGAAGATATACTAGAGAAATATCaatacacatgtatatatatatatatatattgaagacAAATATAgagatgtttttataaataataaaactggaatgtgtgtgtgtgtggtataccaaaataacgatatatggataagaaaagatttatcaaaaactctaaaagatatttcaaagtatGGAGGAGAactattttacagaaataaaacatacacAACGATGCTATTAAATGAAGTTAATTCGCAAAACGGAATATTAACAAACAACGACTTTCTTAAAGTCAAACCATTAATTACAAAACCCTTGGTTCAGTATTATACTTTCAACGGAAAAAGATACAAGTTAGAAACAACAAATCTTCCAGGGGGAGGTATAtctgttatttttgttttatcctAGAATCATATatggaaaagaataataactcCGATAAACAAAGATTGAACTATGTAATAATAGAAGCATTGAAgtattcattttcaattaggACAAATTTCGGAGATCCGAGATTCAATAATATGAATGGATTAATcggattgataaaaaataaaaaatttcaagaaataacgttaaataaaatattattgaataataaaacatctaACGACGATAAACATTACTATCAgagattttcattattaccAGACTCTGGAACagcaaatattgtaattaaaacaaatgatGCTATTATTTCCCTAAcgagtacaataaatttaagatttgGATCGTGGATCATTTCAAAATCtggtataatatttaacaaccAAATGAGCGATTTTTCACTTCCAAATAGGATAGACGCCGGTCATCTCCCTCctgctaaatataattttccagaGCCAGGAAAATATCCTATCTCGTCTATTGCAACTAGTATTTTAAGTGAGTTAGACAAAAagactaataaatataatgccaAATACGTATTAGGAGCAGCTGGAGGtcctaaaataatatcatcaaTAGTTCaagtgttaaataatattataaacaaagaTATGAATATAGTTGATGCTATCAAAGCTCCGAGATTTCATCATTAACTCGAgccaaatttattattctccgaaagagaatttaataaaaataatcgtaaattATACAGAAGATATAACTACCACGAATCAATACCATATATGAGGGGAGATTATAGTGCAGTTACAGGAATAAGTATTGATAATGGTAAAATTTCTGCAACATTTGATCACAGAAGACCAGGAGGAGCATGTgtgttctaaaataattaatattgtacatttttctagtcgttaatctttaaatatttgtataaacattaataatattaatttattccaatcttaaaactatttataattataatataataaatgaaattattaattttattagttataattttttcttgtaaatcaGAACTTACTGTATTCAAAGAATCAGAACATACTGATTTaagtcatatatataattacttcaacgaaatagataaaatcatAACTCTTAATAATAGCTTCGATAAAAACACATTCAGATCGTATGACGATATATACAACATAACAGGATATATACTACCAGGAGGAAAGTCAAACTTTTCTGATTACAAATCCAAGTATTGggaatatacaaatttagtaATGGAAACAAATAAaccaaaaatatgtatatgcctCGGAATGGAACatgtcgtaaaatattttacaaacgtTACTTTTTCAAGATGTTATATATACAGAACGATGTTAGATAACGAATATCACAATCATAAATGGTGTATAAGAAAgtcattattacataaaaatttatataaatttaatgataaaaacatatatataaaatataaaagatacaatAACATGACATTCTTAAACGAAATTAAAAgctataaacataatatgtaCGGATTCGCATACCatccagaaaaaaaaattctatcgttaaaatcaaaacatttaagttctaaagataaaaatactaaaattaagattaaaaattttataaaaggaaTGTAACTTACTATTTTATTCCACTAGATCCAAATCCTTTTGATCCTCTTTTTGTATTATTGATATctaattcattttttgtaatctctaataattcaacattttctaTCTTCTCACATATAATTTAAGCAATTTTATCtcctttatttattacaaacggAGCATCTCCATagttatacattattacaaatatctcTCCCCTATAATCACTGTCTACAACGCCTCCTCCTACatctaacaattttaaagcCAGTCCAGATCTGGAAGCAATTCTTCCATAACATCCGTTTGGTATTATAACTTTCAAATTAGTCGGTATaggatcatttttatttggaattggATAGATAATATGATCTGAGGACGCTCTTAAGTCATATCCAGCAGAACACATCGATGCCTTAACTGGAGCATAGGCATTATCTGAAGTCTTGTAAAACAGAAGATGTCTACAATTTGCCTTATCCATTTTACATacagcaataaaatttcaaattataatcaaatattaaatatataataaacaaaataaaaaattatatttaagatgaACAAGATTCACATAATTCCTTAggtttgatatattttgtctCTATTCTTAAGTAATATAATCCTGTCTTTAACTTACATTTCCATGCTTTGAATATCAacctatttattttgttatatatatcttcctcattactatttatataaatattcatagatTGGCTTTGATCTATAAACGGAGCCCTgtctatataataatcaattaatacatCACTGTCCAATTCATATATTGTCTTATATattcttcttatattttcaggtattgataaaatatttcttatagatccgttattatttaatattttattcttcatgtTATCATCCCAcaatccaatttttttaatatcatcatACATTcttctattaacaattttaaaattcccATTTAGcacttttttatagtatatattacatatccaAGGTTCAACACAATCGTAATTCCCTAATATCTGAGATGTTGTTGCTGTTGGCATTTGAGCAATTAACAAACTATTATATAGTCCAAATTTTCTAATCTTTAATCTAAGAGAATcgaaatcattaataaacttataatcGTTTAGATCATAGAAATCGAAATGAAGTAATCCTTTTGAAACAAGAGAtgtactataatttttatatgttttattatattttctagccaaattacaacttttatttaatgcataataatatatagattcgaatatattcttgtttaacaattagtttaacaattaatagCCTCTTCGTCTTcgtatgaatatttcatttcatgAAATAAGTCAGCTAAACCTTGAACTCCTATACCTATAGGTCTATTTTCTAGATTTGATAATGATGCACTATCGGACGGATAATGATTtacatctataattttattaagattttctctctctctactaTCAACTCAACAGTTTCTTTAAGTaagttaaaatcaaatttattatttcttaacatCTTTACCAAATTTATAGATGCTAAATTACAAACTGATATACTTTTGGATGatgaatattgtattatttcagCACAAAGATTACTACATCTAATTGTACcaagattattttgattagATTGTATGTTACacgtatctttaaataaaatataaggacCTCCAGTTTCTATCTGagtatctataattttatcccACAAATCTCTAGGATCTATCTGATCTGTATACATACCTTTGTTTTCATAATATTCATACAGTTCCTCGAACTCTTTTCCGTGTGTATTGTGTAAGTTCTTACATACGCTAGGATCAAACAGCGACCACTTACCTCCTGATTTAACTCTTCTCATAAATATATCAGGAATCCATAAtccataaaataaatcttttgctgaaaattcctcgttttgtaaaaatcttttagcgcctacaaattttaatatatcaggATGCCATGGTTCTAAATATACAGCAGCAGATCCTGGTCTTTTACCAGATTGGTTTACATAATTGACcgttgaattaatattttttaaaactcctACTATACCATTAGATATATCAACCTTTCTTATCTTAGAACCTTCGTTTCTTATACCGGTTATACCAAGTCCTACACCACCGGCTCCTTGAGATATCTTTGCAATGTCCTTCAAAGAATCATAAATACTATCTATACTATCATCcatctgtaataaataacaacTAGATAACTGTTGGTTTTTAAGTccagaattaaataatgtaggaGATCCGTGTATATAAAATCCATTCAATAGTGACTTATACGTCTTCTTTATACTTTCAATATCTGAGTCATACTTactatttatagaaatagataCTCTCATCCATATATAACAAGGATTTTCTATCTTATTGTTGTACTTCAACTAATAAGATGTCAATGTTTTAAGTCCtatataattagaaacatatttattatgcaaaactATTTCGTTAATATCGtccttatatctattatatgtatcaataaaatcattattaaatatatcaacaaaaaagttaacatattcatcaaatgttttaaaaccagatttattaatattaaacaaaacaaCTCTAGATGCTAAAACTGCATAATCGtaattattaagtactttttcgTATAAATAACCAGATACATTATCAACTAATTCTTCTgttgttatattattagttatatttaacttatCTATAAAAGAAGTTAGGTTATCATTAGTTATATCTAAAtcattagatatttttcttaaagaattaaataattttatcttacaatatTCTTCAACAGACTTATTTCTCTTAATTAAgttcatttttatacataaatctataaaatttcaaaaactttactattttacatatacagaCTCCCTTATTATAGTGTAATAATCATCCAAATAGGAAATAACATCATTTATagtcttaaattttatgtaactccCGTCttgttttgtaaatatataatactttaagcCTTTCTTGCTTCttctatataacattattaataaacttgtatcatttaaattaaaacaatcaattatgtcgctattaaatatgtaaacattTCCAAACGATACATCCTTTATCTCGTTTTTAGAAACTTCAAAcaagtacttatttttaaaatcagttacatacataatacctgaatatttttcactcttgaatttaagtaattttttaatgacgatattatcttctttaaatatatcatcttTAACTACATAATCTATATCGTCTAAATGTTTCAACTctttaatatttgtagaattgtACAATAGTAATATAGTATTTTCCATATCTAGTAGATATGGAATATCACTAAGTTTTTCATCAAGTATTTGTACAATTccattattcaattttaatataatcttaattatattcttaccattgtttaaacttaaaagtaagttattttgtatcattatataattacatatatccaacttaaactttatttcataaaatatttcatcaaaacaattatatatatataatcttttaggATATATAAcactttcaaaaattaaattcttaaatatatctaCATTCTCGTCTATAGatgttattttcaaataattatctgataaagTATTTGTAACttggtttaaaaatatatgattataatttataaaacttcctgacaaataataataaacgttaTCCATTTAAAtgactattatattatttgttttaattttaatatgttttactttgggattgttagtattttatttcaaatttagatCTCTAAACACAAACGACgagtttattaaacaaatagataaaatcataaattcaGACAACATACATACATCGAGTGATATCgagttataattttccattgTATATTgagaattcttttaaatatatgttaatgatattaaaataaaacaacataatctttaatattaaattattaaatttaataatcaactTTTTTGATAGTAAACTtgacatattattgtaatgtgcgaaaaactaaaaatgcaagaaatagttgaattttacaatataccttacttaagaaaatatatagaaaaatacattatatctacaataatagactggaaatatatatctaaatatataaaactacaaGAACAATTTATCAAAGGATTTCAAGATCAGTTAGATTGGGatcttatatctatatatgaaaatcttacagaaaatatgattagaaaattttataataaagtaaattggACATATATAGTAAAACATCAGacattatcagaaaattttatcagagaattcgaaaatatatttaatcataaagtaTATTGGACGTTTATATCTAAACGCCAAAAATTATCGGaagattttatcagagaatttaaCGACAGAGTCGATTGGGAACTAACATCTAAATAccaaaatttatcagaaaattttatcagagaatttaaTGATACTGTAGATTGGAAATGTATATCAGAATACCAAGAGTTATCGGAGGATTTCATCAGAGAGTTCGAGAACAGAGTCGATTGGAACCTCGTATCTATGCATCAAAAACTATCGAAGAATTTCATTAGAGAATTTAACGACAGAGTCGATTGGGAACGTACATCTAGACATCAAAAACTATCggagaattttattagagaaTTTTGTGACAAAGTTGACTGGAAATCAATATCTAGATATCAAAAACTATCAGAAgattttgttgtaaattttaagaacaaGATTAATCTTgattatatatctgtatacCAAAAACTATCTGAGGATTTCATCAGAGAATTCGAGGACGAAGTTGATTGGGAATTAATATCAGAATACCAAAAACTATCTGAGGATTTCATCCGAGAGTTCGAGGACAGAGTGGATTGggattatacagggtgtctggcaataatcgccccatcggtcatatacaggtagaggaggtcaaatcgagtagaaagtaattaacgaaaaaagatcggcgaatccgcgcgagtaaagcgcgcgcggtgagaaggacatcccactgctatgtgatcactaggcgcgcgatgaagcgttgggaggagcgctctacaaatgacaatggcaacatacgagcggcgcgtaacgctagatccttgtgtcctagtgatcgcgtagcagtgggacgtccttctcaccgcgcgcgctttactcgcgcggattcgccgatcttttttcgttaattactcagtacttattatgaaaattaaaaaatggtaaaggacttttctactcgatttgacctcctctacctgtatatgaccggtggggcgattattgccagacaccctgtatatattttaatagttcgttataaaattcataaggTTTGAACATTAAGTAATCGatgtttttatgaaagaacAACCAACTTATAATTCGATAACGCTACTTCTAATGCGCTTGGTTGCATTAGCCGTAGCTGTAACGGCGCACTTGATGAGGAATAAAACACAGGTACTAATGACGAATATAGATACAGATGCTAAATTAATTCGGaacacttatttaaaattatatttttttttcataaatatgtcaatttataactattaatttgttttccttctgcaatcataacaatgtaattgatagaatttattttttatgttgataatgttacgtattttttataaatttgatttttgtaacaaaaaatagatttcttacgtaaaataaaaagtaacatcGCTTGTTCAACGGGCTCTAGAATTGATGcttaacaaattgtaaatgatttcaaattgatttatgcgtatttgcaattttattttttcttaaatcctACTCTACACATATCAAGAAGCTCTCGACAATTATTCTTGGATTGAGTAGTTTTCCGGTAGACAGTAATGCTGGAGGCAGTAATAATTCTGGCCATCTTCGTAGTGACACCGTGTCccatctggaaagtatgggTCGATATCTAAGTCGAGCATTTCCAGGCGTGCCACATATTCATATTGCTTTTTTGCAGCAGATACAATTCGTCGGCAATATACGATACAGGCTATCCACGGTTTCGTCTTATCATGAATGACCTTCCATCCCGGCCCATTTTCTGGATcatagttgaaatattttccgcCTCCCTTTTTCACCTTTAAATTGTATTCGGTGCATTTTATGGTAGCATATTCGGTAATTCTTTTGCGTTTTTCAGTGCAAAGTCTTGAGTCATTGCAAAGAACCACGTCGTAATATGGCCCATTACAACTAGCCGTTTTGTAAGTACCATGTGTGCAAAAACGTCGTTTGATTACCACGCCTTTGGATTGCGTCAAGCAACTGCTTTTACAGGAGTCTTCTTTCCATTCACTCTAATTATTGTCTTCACAATACGGAAAAATGTATGGTGGTTCGATAACGGCCCCGCATTCTCCGCCGCGACATTCTTTCTCAAGTGCACAACGTgttcctaaaaaaaatttagttcaaaACTTTAGATTGAACTccttaattacaaaaaagacaTACCATCCAACGCAGGTCCGGCAAAGAAATACTCATTTTTGCGAGGCGTTTCGCATTGTAAGACTTGACATATATCATGCAACGTGACTACGTTTGCATCtttgtcgcgtaaaaataattcacattgcTCTTTGGCGGTCCATTCTCTTCCTGGCAAATCGTGATAACGCGAATGGCCCAGTGCATATGGATTTTCGGTCTCTTCTCGTCTTGTATGATCGAGAAGACACGGTTTTCTTTTCCTGAGATTTTTTGTAATGTTACGACTACACTCGGACCATGTTACTTGTCCccgcaaatattgaaaatctgtCATTATGTATCTGCTTTTCGCACACGTCGAATTGATGAAGTCATTATCGTGTTTCATTCCTAAtcttttgaacaattaaattattactttcgaaaatatgccttatctgcaatatttttaaatactttgtaGTTACTAAGAAGTTTTACACCTTAAAAAACTATATCTCTTTAAAACTCTGAGTagttttatcttataattgaacaaatatgaaaatttttctaataaatattatatacttaatttgtataaaaaagtatacataaaCTTACAGATGGCCGATTTCATGAGCAGCAACACGAGACGTCGCAAAACCCGAGACTGCGTTAGGACCGGTAGAACTGATTTCTACTAAAGCGCACGATAAAATCTCGGTACACGAGTAATTGACGAAAGAACTTCCTACAACACTATAATGCTTTCGTTCCTTTTCTGACTCATATAGATTTATTCCGGTCAGGTAAAGGCCAATGTCCCACTGAAGCGAATCAATCCCGTCTttaggatacaaaaaattcaagtaaTCGCAGAATGAATTGATCATCTTTGTATGGTTACCGTCGAAAGTAGACAAATTTGATAGCTGTTTATCCATTATTACCAACTTTACCAATGAAATATCAACAAGAACACCAAAACTTGAATGATGCAACAAAGCTTGAATTTGGTTCACGTATGCTAGTATCATATCGCGTAACTTATCCTCATCATTGTCCAGAATAGGCATGTACATATGATATGCTGCTTCGTCGAAAAAAACGGCAAGTTCTATGATCAATTTCTTTTGCGTATTATCaatgttttcctttttaaagTTCATCCTTTTTGCTTGATCCCTAAGACATGTTTTTCTTTCCCATAGTGTTTCCATTTCATTACGATTATACTCGGGCCATGTTATATTCCTTTCCAAATTGCTAGAACTTTGCTCTGGTATTAATCCTAAActgtaaaacagataaattattaattttaagtatatgcCTTACTttgcattgtttaattaaaatattcttaaatatcttttagtttattaatagtttatataacaaacaattaaagaatgaaatttttttaaaatgattgtttacttgttgattttattgtacaattctacaattaattaaattaaaataaattccattatataatgttatttattttcaatttatacgtaaaactaGTTCTTAAAAACTTACAGCTCTCCGATCATCTTAATAGCAGTAAGAGGGTATTCGACTTCAGATTTGTCACGGAATTCTGCTATCGCGCATGAGAGAAGCGGCTTACATACGCTATCGAAGTAAGTATATCCCGTAATCTGAAAATTCTTCTCATCTCTGTCAtacgttttaaattttaccataacattttcataaagttttattccGGTTAAGTAAAGGGCAATATCCCAGTGATGCGGATTATTATCGTTCGGAAAATTTAGAGAATCCGCGTATGTGCAGAACGAAAAGAGCAATTCGCCAGCATTGCCGTCAGAAATTGGCAAATTTGACGGCTGTTCTCTCAGCATAATTAAACGTATTAacgtaatattcataaaaacatCCAAACTCGGACGATTAAAGGCAGCCTGGATGCGATTCACGTAcgctaatataatattgtgt from Linepithema humile isolate Giens D197 chromosome 2, Lhum_UNIL_v1.0, whole genome shotgun sequence encodes:
- the LOC136998189 gene encoding uncharacterized protein isoform X1, translated to MSILNNDKDKLHNIILDYVNRIQNAFSRPSLDAFFNITLISLKYLKEQQLNLPISDGDAKELLNSFCTYVNFLNPSDDNDPRHWDIGLYLTGINLYEYIHVLQPYYRTEKNYDIKGRTYQDGACNPLLSCAIVEFRDSSEITSSLEAIYKIGNLLGLTQEQSSSDSQKYVTWSKNSNKIEKLWETKTCLRDQAKTMISKPENINNDNAGQNLTIELAVFIDEAAYNKSMSILDNDEDKLHNIILAYVNRIQAAFNRPSLDVFMNITLIRLIMLREQPSNLPISDGNAGELLFSFCTYADSLNFPNDNNPHHWDIALYLTGIKLYENVMVKFKTYDRDEKNFQITGYTYFDSVCKPLLSCAIAEFRDKSEVEYPLTAIKMIGELLGLIPEQSSSNLERNITWPEYNRNEMETLWERKTCLRDQAKRMNFKKENIDNTQKKLIIELAVFFDEAAYHMYMPILDNDEDKLRDMILAYVNQIQALLHHSSFGVLVDISLVKLVIMDKQLSNLSTFDGNHTKMINSFCDYLNFLYPKDGIDSLQWDIGLYLTGINLYESEKERKHYSVVGSSFVNYSCTEILSCALVEISSTGPNAVSGFATSRVAAHEIGHLLGMKHDNDFINSTCAKSRYIMTDFQYLRGQVTWSECSRNITKNLRKRKPCLLDHTRREETENPYALGHSRYHDLPGREWTAKEQCELFLRDKDANVVTLHDICQVLQCETPRKNEYFFAGPALDGTRCALEKECRGGECGAVIEPPYIFPYCEDNN
- the LOC136998189 gene encoding uncharacterized protein isoform X2, whose amino-acid sequence is MSILNNDKDKLHNIILDYVNRIQNAFSRPSLDAFFNITLISLKYLKEQQLNLPISDGDAKELLNSFCTYVNFLNPSDDNDPRHWDIGLYLTGINLYEYIHVLQPYYRTEKNYDIKGRTYQDGACNPLLSCAIVEFRDSSEITSSLEAIYKIGNLLGLTQEQSSSDSQKYVTWSKNSNKIEKLWETKTCLRDQAKTMISKPENINNDNAGQNLTIELAVFIDEAAYNKSMSILDNDEDKLHNIILAYVNRIQAAFNRPSLDVFMNITLIRLIMLREQPSNLPISDGNAGELLFSFCTYADSLNFPNDNNPHHWDIALYLTGIKLYENVMVKFKTYDRDEKNFQITGYTYFDSVCKPLLSCAIAEFRDKSEVEYPLTAIKMIGELLGLIPEQSSSNLERNITWPEYNRNEMETLWERKTCLRDQAKRMNFKKENIDNTQKKLIIELAVFFDEAAYHMYMPILDNDEDKLRDMILAYVNQIQALLHHSSFGVLVDISLVKLVIMDKQLSNLSTFDGNHTKMINSFCDYLNFLYPKDGIDSLQWDIGLYLTGINLYESEKERKHYSVVGSSFVNYSCTEILSCALVEISSTGPNAVSGFATSRVAAHEIGHL